The proteins below come from a single Candidatus Methylacidithermus pantelleriae genomic window:
- a CDS encoding c-type cytochrome, translating to MAKITRVEVYVDGASEPFQVLTEEPFKVRLDPADFAEGDHFLRIAVHYDNGEYYDHLYTFTVAHRNEAYAGHLNRVPMGAPIDVDLIDPMEREATSSSPNRVLYALLPVVLFLFIGGVAAWFNFFGSRAASDVMTQIEPIPTPSQGRTPAAGPVDGAALYAQHCSVCHGPSGKGQPGVFPALAGNPNLADTDLVLNTILHGRPGTAMPPWGPRLSDEEIAAIVNYIRSSWGNDFGTVTREDVAAKR from the coding sequence ATGGCTAAGATCACCCGTGTTGAAGTCTATGTAGACGGCGCGTCCGAACCCTTTCAAGTCCTCACCGAAGAACCTTTCAAGGTCCGTTTGGATCCGGCCGACTTTGCCGAGGGCGACCACTTCCTACGGATTGCGGTTCACTACGACAACGGGGAATACTACGACCACCTCTACACCTTTACCGTCGCCCATCGTAACGAGGCCTACGCCGGTCACCTCAACCGCGTTCCTATGGGCGCCCCCATCGATGTCGATCTCATCGACCCTATGGAACGGGAAGCGACGAGCTCGTCTCCCAACCGCGTGCTCTACGCCCTATTGCCTGTGGTGCTTTTCCTCTTCATCGGCGGCGTGGCGGCTTGGTTCAACTTTTTTGGCAGCCGGGCCGCCAGCGACGTCATGACCCAAATCGAGCCTATCCCAACGCCATCTCAGGGCCGTACGCCCGCGGCCGGCCCGGTCGACGGCGCCGCCCTCTATGCGCAACATTGCTCCGTCTGCCATGGCCCCAGCGGCAAGGGGCAACCCGGGGTCTTTCCCGCCCTTGCCGGCAATCCTAACTTGGCAGACACAGATCTGGTGTTGAATACAATACTCCACGGCCGGCCCGGCACGGCGATGCCGCCTTGGGGGCCTCGGCTGAGCGATGAGGAAATCGCCGCCATCGTCAACTACATCCGTTCCTCCTGGGGTAACGATTTCGGCACCGTCACCCGAGAAGATGTAGCGGCAAAACGTTGA
- a CDS encoding cupin domain-containing protein — protein sequence MYPLVRSEAAFRPDRFVGKVLAESERTKVILACFEPGQFIPVHRPGVGLTLVVLEGQGRAVVGDQEHPLTPGAVAFVPAGQAPGRAGRDPAGGAARGHATPNGGRPRRGPGGAAKGPLAVGARST from the coding sequence ATGTATCCGTTGGTTCGTTCCGAAGCGGCCTTCCGGCCGGATCGCTTCGTTGGCAAGGTGTTGGCGGAAAGCGAGCGCACCAAAGTGATCCTGGCCTGCTTCGAGCCGGGGCAGTTCATCCCGGTCCACCGGCCGGGGGTGGGCCTGACGTTGGTCGTGCTGGAAGGGCAGGGGCGCGCCGTCGTCGGCGATCAGGAGCACCCGCTGACGCCGGGGGCGGTGGCCTTTGTCCCCGCGGGGCAAGCCCCGGGGCGTGCTGGCCGAGACCCGGCTGGTGGTGCTGCACGTGGTCACGCCACCCCCAACGGAGGCCGACCACGCCGAGGTCCAGGCGGGGCTGCAAAGGGGCCGCTGGCGGTAGGCGCTCGATCAACATGA